A region of Coccinella septempunctata chromosome 5, icCocSept1.1, whole genome shotgun sequence DNA encodes the following proteins:
- the LOC123314305 gene encoding probable nuclear transport factor 2 isoform X1, which translates to MALNPQYEAIGKGFVSQYYALFDDPIQRPNLHSMYNAETSFMTFEGSQLQGSAKIMEKISSLTFQKITRVITAVDSQPTFDGGVLISVLGRLKCDEDPPHAFVQVFVLKPLGTSFYIQHDIFRLAIHDTA; encoded by the exons ATGGCTCTAAATCCTCAATACGAGGCTATTGGTAAAGGCTTTGTGAGCCAATATTATGCATTATTTGATGATCCTATTCAACGACCGAATCTACACTCAATGTACAAT GCTGAAACATCTTTCATGACATTCGAGGGATCACAACTACAAGGTTCTGccaaaattatggaaaaaatttcG aGCCTAACCTTTCAAAAAATCACTAGAGTTATCACAGCAGTTGATTCCCAACCAACTTTTGATGGTGGAGTTTTAATCAGTGTTCTAGGCAGATTAAAG TGTGATGAAGATCCTCCACATGCATTTGTACAAGTGTTTGTTTTAAAGCCTTTAGGGACCTCATTCTATATCCAACATGATATTTTCAGACTAGCTATACATGATACTGCATAA
- the LOC123314305 gene encoding probable nuclear transport factor 2 isoform X2 — protein MALNPQYEAIGKGFVSQYYALFDDPIQRPNLHSMYNAETSFMTFEGSQLQGSAKIMEKISSLTFQKITRVITAVDSQPTFDGGVLISVLGRLKTDDDIPQSYMQTFVLKPIEGSYYVQHDIFRLVLHDSL, from the exons ATGGCTCTAAATCCTCAATACGAGGCTATTGGTAAAGGCTTTGTGAGCCAATATTATGCATTATTTGATGATCCTATTCAACGACCGAATCTACACTCAATGTACAAT GCTGAAACATCTTTCATGACATTCGAGGGATCACAACTACAAGGTTCTGccaaaattatggaaaaaatttcG aGCCTAACCTTTCAAAAAATCACTAGAGTTATCACAGCAGTTGATTCCCAACCAACTTTTGATGGTGGAGTTTTAATCAGTGTTCTAGGCAGATTAAAG ACTGATGACGATATTCCACAATCGTATATGCAAACATTTGTATTAAAACCTATTGAAGGGAGTTATTATGTCCAGCATGACATTTTCAGGCTGGTTCTACATGATTCCTTATAG